The stretch of DNA CCGTGGGCGCCGAGGCTGATCCTGCTCGACGACGCCTTCGCCAAGGTCGACGAGCCCACGCACGGACGCCTGCTGGGCCTGCTGGTCGAACTGGACCTTGACTTCGTCCTGACCTCGGAACGGGTGTGGGGCTGCTTCGCCAGCGTCCCCAGCCTCAACATCTACGAGTGCCTGCGGGACCCGAACGTGCCCGGGATCGCCACCCTGCACTTCACGTGGGACGGGAGCAGGAGGCGCCTGGTGGGGGTGTGAGGGGGGCCGCGCCGGGGGAGGAGGCCAGTCGGCCCCTCCCGCGGCGGAGACCGGCGTTCGGCGAGTGCTTCCTCCCGTCCTGTCCTAGTCTGCTTGTGCGGAGACGACACGTGAACGGGGTGACGAAGTGACTCGGGTACCCGAGACGTTCGAGGGTGGGACGGCGCTCCTGGACGCTCTGGCGCGCTCCGGACTGCCCCGGGAGGTCAGCTCCTGGGTCAGCGCGGCCCTGTGGGGAGAGGACGCCCTGGAGGCCCGCCTGAGGGGTGAACGGGTCCCCGAGCCGGAACCCGCCGCCGAGCCGCCCGCGGGCAGGGTCCGGCGGACCTACCTCACGGGGATCAGGGTCCAGGGCTTCCGGGGCATCGGCCGCCCCGCCGAGCTCACCTTCGACGCCGGTCCCGGGCTCACCGTGATCGTCGGGCGCAACGGCTCGGGCAAGTCCAGCTTCGCCGAGGCCGCGGAGGCGGCCCTCACCGGCCGCAACCCCCGGTGGGACTCCATGCCCACGGGCTGGCGCGACGGCTGGCGCAACCTCCACTACGACGAGCGCACCGAGGCGACCGTGGACGTGCGCGTCGCCGGGGACGAGGGCTCCACCCGCATCAGCCGCAGGTGGACGGGCGAGAGCGTCCGCTCCGCGCGCGGCGAGGTCGTCCACCCCGACGGCGAGGTCTCCCCCCTCAGGACCATGGACTGGGGCGACAACCTCGTGCGCTACCGCCCGTTCCTGTCCTACGACGAACTCGGCCGCACGGTCACCGGGCGTTCGGCCGAGCTGTACGACACGCTCACCGGCCTGCTCGGGCTCAGCGGCCTGGCGGAGGCCGAGCGGCGCCTGGCCAAGGTGTGCGACGGGCTCGCCAAGCGCCGCGACCGGCCCTCGCGGGAGCTGCGGTACCTGCTCGACGCGCTCCGGGCCTCCGACGACCCCAGGGCCGTGCAGGCCGTCCAGCTGCTCACCGCCTCCTACTTCGACATGGACGCCCTGCGCAGGCTCGCCTCCGACACCGGGCCCAGCGACCCCGAGCTGCACACGGTCCTGCGCCGCCTGCGGCGGCTGGCCGTGCCCGAGCGGACGCTGATGTCCGACGTGGTCAACGAGCTGCGGGGCGCGTCCATGGAGCTGGCCATGGCCGCGGGCAGCAAGGGCGACCGCGCGCACGGGGTGGTCAGGCTCCTGGAACAGGCCCTCGAACACCACCAGCGCCACCCCTCCGAGACCGAGTGCCCCACGTGCTCCGCGCCGCTGGGCGCCGACTGGGTGCGCCGGGCCAACGCCCAGCTGCGCGCCCTCAAGCCCCAGGCGGCCGTCGTCTCGGCCGCCTACGAGCGCGCCGACGCGGCCAGGGACCAGGCCCGCTTCCTGATGTCCCCGGCGCCGGGCTGGCTGCCGCCGGAGAGCGAGCTGGGCCAGGTGTGGTCGC from Nocardiopsis dassonvillei subsp. dassonvillei DSM 43111 encodes:
- a CDS encoding ATP-binding protein, which translates into the protein MTRVPETFEGGTALLDALARSGLPREVSSWVSAALWGEDALEARLRGERVPEPEPAAEPPAGRVRRTYLTGIRVQGFRGIGRPAELTFDAGPGLTVIVGRNGSGKSSFAEAAEAALTGRNPRWDSMPTGWRDGWRNLHYDERTEATVDVRVAGDEGSTRISRRWTGESVRSARGEVVHPDGEVSPLRTMDWGDNLVRYRPFLSYDELGRTVTGRSAELYDTLTGLLGLSGLAEAERRLAKVCDGLAKRRDRPSRELRYLLDALRASDDPRAVQAVQLLTASYFDMDALRRLASDTGPSDPELHTVLRRLRRLAVPERTLMSDVVNELRGASMELAMAAGSKGDRAHGVVRLLEQALEHHQRHPSETECPTCSAPLGADWVRRANAQLRALKPQAAVVSAAYERADAARDQARFLMSPAPGWLPPESELGQVWSLWESGADIEDLAELAEHIEAVGRRLRAAAVSARRDASERLEDPTGGWSELAEQLSGWLDDAQDALTAREVLNGAEAALNWLSEQARILREERLGPVAAQAEQVWYRLRQERHIDLQGMRLIGRGARRRVEVDVSVDGVGDQTSAPGLLSQGEFQALALSICLPRTLVEGNPFGFLVLDDPVQAMDTETVEGLSAVLAEVGRHRQLIVFTHDTRLSDALRRLGLPADIRTINRDAMSNVWVEAV